The following are encoded together in the Zygosaccharomyces rouxii strain CBS732 chromosome C complete sequence genome:
- the EGT2 gene encoding Egt2p (some similarities with uniprot|P42835 Saccharomyces cerevisiae YNL327W EGT2 Glycosylphosphatidylinositol (GPI)-anchored cell wall endoglucanase required for proper cell separation after cytokinesis expression is activated by Swi5p and tightly regulated in a cell cycle-dependent manner): MQFALQLLVSCFSAALVLASATDKSFFKSVDLRDALSGYDYSFDPKHWFQIEAELFISEGQTEEISLQIPDDFVALPKTSFSLLDHSKAIGNVVNNDNVITVSFSEPPTYSTNATFNFLSKLSEEALEDLTNPRDVEYVFETSHGNSFSQVMHYEAKSLNKTTANGGIYVNNKTAWFTIDVPVDQLDHPIYINAEPKMGASKYSIDTTKTRTELVKKVDNFNEPLESVPFPPMKDKSSSRAINMKFDGTGTKGGKYVRITYFTLPLYHSSVGSQVSFRKGSASSIFRRDFKNDLELDVFADSHVNLFPRDDTAEASPSSGMYSNNSTPSSRMNSASSSVVSSSSNPSSGASSTSSAAPGSSSSQQSAVTSEASSSSSEVPATSANSTSAAPTSGSSAAPSSSSSQQSAVTSEASSSSSEVPATSANSTSAAPTSGSSAAPSSSSSQQSAVTSEASSSSSEVPATSANSTSVAPTSGSSAAPSSSSSQQSAVTSEASSSSSQVPATSANSTSVAPTSGSSIAPNSTSSQQSTITSEASSSSSQVPAASANSTSVAPTSGSSIAPNSTSSQQSTITSSASNSTSSSITASSASNSSSPATASSAAPSSGFVQNSTSSSVTASSASNSSSPVTTSSAAPTSSVLYNTTSPVTASSTAPSSSFIQNSTTTAPSSSDFYNSSSPVTASSTAPTSSSFQNSTTTALSSSDFYNSSSPVTASSTAPISSAFQNSTTTAPSSSDFYNSSSPVTASSTAPTSSAFKNSTTTAPSSSAFYNSSSPVTASSTAPTSSSFQNSTATAPSSSAFQNSTTTAPSSSAFYNSSSPVTASSTAPSSSFIQNSTTTAPSSSAFYNSSSPVTASSTAPSSSSFQNSTATAPSSSAFQNSTTTAPSSSAFYNSSSPVTASSTAPSSSSFQNSTTTAPSSSAFQNSTATALSSSAFYNSSSPVTASTTAPSSSSFQNSTTTAPSSSAFQNSTTTAPSSSVFYNSSSPVTASSTAPTSSSFQNSTTAAPSGSAFYNSSSPVTASSTAPTSSSFQNSTATAPSSSAFQNSTTAAPSSSVFYNSSSPVTASSTAPSSSAFQNSTTAAPSSSVFQNSTTTAPSSSVFYNSSSPVTASSTAPTSSSFQNSTATAPSSSVFQNSTTTAPSSSVFYNSSSPVTASSTAPSSSAFRNSTTAVPSSSVFYNSSSPVTASSTAPSSSAFQNSTTTAPSSSVFYNSSSSMSTSAPLTSNSLNTSSSGSIVPHSTVITDTTTTPTSWSILPTQGASSTVESSQSAAAPSSGFVQNSTTSPVTVSSTAPSSGFVQNSTTSPVTVSSTAPSSSVLYNTTSPVTASSTAPSSGVLSNITNPVTASSTAPSSSVLYNTTSPVTASSTAPSSGVFSNSSSSPMSTPASSGTILPNSTITSGSIVMPTSSSSSFNSTVTPGSVSSLPSSSYVANTTSSVPYKTSLSSNSNSLGYSTATSPTSSSYFSNSTLTASLTSSPSETYTVITRTDNGQVTSFTSWFPVATQSTSGNGTSTSSASPYETYTVITRTDNGQVTSFTSWFPVATQSTSGNGTPTSSASPYETYTVIARTDNGQVTSFTSWFPVATQSTSGNGTPTSSASPYETYTVITRTDNGQVTSFTSWFPVSTKDTGSAVSDTTAVQGTSSATTTAENGQSSLHPVNTLSSGSVATLTSTGTFTATSGTETTTYTSAVPFTTTETCQSSLSPVNTLPSTSVVTLTSTGTFTATSGTETTTYTSAVPFTTTETCQSSLLPVNTLPSTSVVTLTSTGTFTATSGTETTTYTSAVPFTTTETCQSSLSPVNTLPSISVVTLTSTGTFTATSGTETTTYTSAVPFTTTETCQSSLLPVNTLSSGSVATLTSTGTFTAVSGTETTTYTSAVPFTTTENVQSSLPPVNTLPSNSVVTLTNTGTFAAPSGAQTVIYTNVVPFANTTIGSNRTGQTTAFSGPHYTLAGNGSIPSQTKAGQTNVTTSVQIRQAGQTSAQSVSETSPAGIAGAISTIQAASATPADSITQPESTTYRTYKVVTTTINGAEAGSTTQSSNEAPTTTDYSIAHKSDQTSEVPITTPSNGVPAPITQTLTISYDTTQAISTASGIEPTEPCSCFEVVETLTRVSGGDWSTVGVTQSPIQATSTCSSNITTTAPIDTIAKRQVSITNTGSTGQTLNLQTFEAGAVRPKISLLSSILCFMMLFV, encoded by the coding sequence ATGCAATTTGCGTTACAACTTCTTGTAAGTTGCTTCAGCGCAGCGCTTGTGTTGGCGTCAGCCACTGACAaatccttcttcaaaagtgtaGATCTGCGCGATGCGCTATCAGGTTATGATTACTCTTTCGACCCTAAGCATTGGTTTCAGATAGAGGCTGAATTGTTCATCAGTGAAGGGCAAACTGAGGAAATCTCTTTGCAAATTCCTGATGACTTCGTTGCTTTACCCAAAACTTCTTTCAGTTTATTGGATCATTCTAAGGCTATTGGTAATGTAGTTAACAACGATAATGTTATTACTGTATCATTCTCTGAGCCTCCCACTTATAGCACTAATGCTaccttcaattttttgagCAAATTGAGTGAAGAGGCCTTAGAGGACTTGACAAATCCCCGTGATGTGGAATATGTCTTTGAAACATCTCATGGTAATTCATTTAGTCAAGTGATGCATTACGAGGCCAAGAGTCTGAACAAAACTACCGCTAATGGTGGAATCTATGTCAATAACAAGACAGCTTGGTTTACGATAGATGTTCCAGTCGACCAGTTGGATCATCCTATCTATATTAATGCGGAACCAAAAATGGGCGCTTCAAAATACAGTATTGATACTACCAAGACTAGGACTGAGTTAGTTAAAAAGGTTGATAACTTCAATGAGCCTTTGGAATCTGTACCATTTCCACCAATGAAGGATAAGTCATCTTCAAGGGCTATCAACATGAAATTTGATGGCACTGGCACTAAGGGCGGTAAGTATGTGCGTATTACCTATTTCACTTTACCTTTATACCATAGTTCCGTTGGGAGCCAGGTAAGTTTCCGCAAGGGATCTGCATCAAGTATCTTTAGaagagatttcaaaaatgacTTGGAGCTTGATGTCTTTGCAGATTCTCACGTCAATTTATTCCCAAGAGATGATACCGCTGAAGCTTCTCCTAGCTCTGGAATGTACTCTAATAACTCGACGCCAAGCAGTAGAATGAACAGCgcctcttcttctgttgtctcttcttcctcaaaTCCTTCAAGCGGAGCCTCTAGTACATCTTCCGCTGCTCCTGGCTCTAGTTCTAGTCAGCAATCGGCCGTCACTTCCGAAGCATCGAGCTCTTCAAGCGAAGTGCCAGCTACTTCAGCTAATTCAACTTCAGCAGCACCTACTTCTGGATCTTCTGCTGCTCCTAGCTCTAGTTCTAGCCAGCAATCGGCCGTCACTTCCGAAGCATCGAGCTCTTCAAGCGAAGTGCCAGCTACTTCAGCTAATTCAACTTCGGCAGCACCTACTTCTGGATCTTCTGCTGCTCCTAGCTCTAGTTCTAGCCAGCAATCGGCCGTCACTTCCGAAGCATCGAGCTCTTCAAGCGAAGTGCCAGCTACTTCAGCTAATTCAACTTCGGTCGCACCTACTTCTGGATCTTCTGCTGCTCCTAGCTCTAGTTCTAGTCAGCAATCGGCTGTCACTTCCGAAGCATCGAGCTCTTCAAGCCAGGTACCAGCTACTTCAGCTAATTCAACTTCGGTTGCACCTACTTCTGGTTCTTCCATTGCTCCTAACTCTACTTCTAGTCAGCAATCGACCATCACTTCTGAAGCATCGAGCTCTTCAAGCCAGGTACCAGCTGCTTCAGCTAATTCAACTTCGGTTGCACCTACTTCTGGATCTTCCATTGCTCCTAACTCTACGTCCAGTCAGCAATCGACCATCACTTCCTCTGCGTCGAACTCTACCTCTAGTTCGATAACTGCAAGTTCAGCTTCCAACAGCAGTAGTCCAGCAACCGCAAGTTCAGCGGCTCCATCTAGTggatttgttcaaaactCCACTTCCAGTTCAGTAACTGCAAGTTCAGCTTCCAACAGCAGTAGTCCAGTGACCACAAGTTCAGCGGCTCCAACCAGTAGCGTTTTGTACAACACCACCAGTCCAGTAACTGCAAGCTCAACCGCCCCATCTAGTAGCTTTATCCAGAACTCTACTACAACTGCACCATCTAGTAGCGATTTctacaacagcagcagcccAGTAACTGCAAGCTCAACTGCTCCAACTAGCAGCTCTTTCCAGAACTCCACTACAACTGCTCTATCTAGTAGTGATTTctacaacagcagcagcccAGTAACTGCAAGCTCAACTGCTCCAATTAGCAGCGCTTTCCAGAATTCCACTACAACTGCTCCATCTAGTAGCGATTTctacaacagcagcagcccAGTAACTGCAAGCTCAACTGCTCCAACTAGCAGCGCTTTCAAGAATTCCACTACAACTGCTCCATCTAGTAGCGCTTTCTACAACAGCAGTAGTCCAGTAACTGCAAGTTCAACTGCTCCAACTAGCAGCTCTTTCCAGAACTCTACTGCAACTGCTCCATCTAGCAGCGCTTTCCAGAACTCCACTACAACTGCTCCATCTAGTAGCGCTTTctacaacagcagcagcccAGTAACTGCAAGCTCAACCGCCCCATCTAGTAGCTTTATCCAGAACTCCACTACAACTGCACCATCTAGTAGCGCTTTCTACAACAGCAGTAGTCCAGTAACTGCAAGTTCAACTGCTCCATCTAGCAGCTCTTTCCAGAACTCTACTGCAACTGCTCCATCTAGCAGCGCTTTCCAGAACTCCACTACAACTGCTCCATCTAGTAGCGCTTTctacaacagcagcagcccAGTAACTGCAAGCTCAACTGCTCCATCTAGCAGCTCTTTCCAGAATTCTACTACAACTGCTCCATCCAGTAGCGCTTTCCAGAACTCCACTGCAACTGCTCTATCTAGTAGCGCTTTctacaacagcagcagcccAGTAACTGCAAGTACAACTGCTCCATCTAGCAGCTCTTTCCAGAATTCTACTACAACTGCTCCATCCAGTAGCGCTTTCCAGAACTCCACTACAACTGCTCCATCTAGTAGCGTTTTCTACAACAGCAGTAGTCCAGTAACTGCAAGCTCAACTGCTCCAACTAGCAGCTCTTTCCAGAACTCCACTACAGCTGCTCCATCTGGTAGCGCTTTCTACAACAGCAGTAGTCCAGTAACTGCAAGTTCAACTGCTCCAACTAGCAGCTCTTTCCAGAACTCTACTGCAACTGCTCCATCCAGCAGCGCTTTCCAGAACTCCACTACAGCTGCTCCATCTAGTAGCGTTTTCTACAACAGCAGTAGTCCAGTAACTGCAAGCTCAACTGCTCCATCCAGCAGCGCTTTCCAGAACTCCACTACAGCTGCTCCATCTAGTAGCGTTTTCCAGAACTCCACTACAACTGCTCCATCCAGTAGCGTTTTCTACAACAGCAGTAGTCCAGTAACTGCAAGTTCAACTGCTCCAACTAGCAGCTCTTTCCAGAACTCTACTGCAACTGCTCCATCCAGCAGCGTTTTCCAGAACTCCACTACAACTGCTCCATCCAGTAGCGTTTTCTACAACAGCAGTAGTCCAGTAACTGCAAGTTCAACTGCTCCATCTAGCAGCGCTTTCCGGAACTCCACTACAGCTGTTCCATCTAGTAGCGTTTTCTACAACAGCAGTAGTCCAGTAACTGCAAGCTCAACTGCTCCATCCAGTAGCGCTTTCCAGAACTCCACTACAACTGCTCCATCTAGTAGCGTTTTctacaacagcagcagtTCAATGAGCACATCTGCTCCTTTGACATCCAACTCTTTGAACACATCTTCATCTGGATCGATTGTGCCACACTCTACTGTGATTACTGACACCACCACTACGCCAACTTCTTGGTCAATTTTACCAACACAAGGTGCTAGCTCTACCGTGGAGTCTTCACAATCTGCAGCAGCTCCATCTAGTggatttgttcaaaactCTACCACCAGTCCAGTAACTGTAAGTTCGACTGCTCCATCTAGTggatttgttcaaaactCTACCACCAGTCCAGTAACTGTAAGTTCGACTGCTCCATCTAGCAGCGTTTTGTACAACACCACCAGTCCAGTAACCGCAAGTTCAACAGCTCCATCTAGCGGTGTGTTGTCCAACATCACCAATCCAGTAACCGCAAGTTCGACTGCTCCATCTAGCAGTGTTTTGTACAACACCACCAGTCCAGTAACCGCAAGTTCAACAGCTCCATCTAGCGGTGTGTTTTccaacagcagcagcagtCCAATGAGCACACCTGCTTCATCTGGgacaattttaccaaattctaCTATAACATCTGGCTCCATCGTAATGCCAACTTCAAGTAGTTCCTCATTCAACTCAACAGTGACACCTGGTTCTGTCTCATCTTTACCATCTAGCAGTTACGTGGCAAATACTACCTCTTCTGTGCCATACAAGACTTCTTTGTCGAGCAATTCTAACAGTTTAGGTTACTCTACAGCAACTTCACCAACATCTAGTAGctatttttcaaattccaCTTTGACTGCTAGTTTAACCTCTAGTCCATCCGAGACTTACACTGTTATTACCAGGACTGATAATGGTCAAGTTACTTCCTTCACCAGTTGGTTCCCAGTTGCTACTCAGAGTACCTCAGGAAATGGTACTTCTACCAGTTCTGCTTCACCTTACGAAACATACACTGTTATTACCAGGACTGATAATGGTCAAGTTACTTCTTTCACCAGTTGGTTCCCAGTTGCTACTCAGAGTACCTCAGGAAATGGTACTCCTACCAGTTCTGCTTCACCTTACGAAACATACACTGTTATTGCCAGGACTGATAATGGTCAAGTTACTTCTTTCACCAGTTGGTTCCCAGTTGCTACTCAGAGTACCTCAGGAAATGGTACTCCTACCAGTTCTGCTTCACCTTACGAAACATACACTGTTATTACCAGGACTGATAATGGTCAAGTTACTTCTTTCACCAGTTGGTTCCCAGTCTCTACGAAGGACACTGGTTCAGCGGTTTCTGACACTACAGCGGTTCAAGGCACTAGCAGCGCTACCACTACAGCAGAAAATGGTCAATCTTCTTTGCATCCAGTGAATACATTGTCCTCTGGTTCTGTCGCCACACTAACGAGTACTGGAACTTTCACAGCTACTTCTGGCACAGAGACGACTACCTACACTAGTGCTGTGCCTTTCACAACAACAGAAACTTGCCAATCTTCTTTGTCTCCAGTGAATACATTGCCTTCGACTTCTGTTGTCACATTGACTAGTACTGGAACTTTCACCGCTACTTCTGGTACAGAAACGACTACTTACACTAGTGCTGTTCCTTTCACAACAACAGAAACTTGCCAATCTTCTTTGCTTCCAGTGAATACATTGCCTTCGACTTCTGTTGTCACATTGACTAGTACTGGAACTTTCACCGCTACTTCTGGTACAGAAACGACTACTTACACTAGTGCTGTGCCTTTCACAACAACAGAAACTTGCCAATCTTCTTTGTCTCCAGTGAATACATTGCCTTCGATTTCTGTTGTCACATTAACTAGTACTGGAACTTTCACAGCTACTTCTGGTACAGAAACGACTACTTACACCAGTGCTGTGCCTTTCACAACAACAGAAACTTGCCAATCTTCCTTACTTCCAGTGAATACATTGTCCTCTGGTTCTGTCGCCACACTAACGAGTACTGGAACTTTCACAGCTGTTTCCGGTACAGAAACGACTACCTACACTAGCGCTGTTCCTTTCACTACAACAGAAAATGTCCAGTCTTCTCTTCCTCCAGTGAATACATTGCCTTCGAATTCTGTTGTCACATTAACTAACACTGGAACTTTCGCTGCTCCTTCTGGTGCACAAACGGTTATTTACACCAATGTTGTTCCTTTCGCAAACACTACTATTGGTAGTAATAGAACTGGACAAACTACTGCCTTTAGTGGACCACACTATACATTGGCAGGTAACGGCTCTATTCCTTCTCAGACAAAGGCTGGTCAAACCAATGTGACCACGAGTGTTCAGATTAGACAGGCTGGACAGACCTCTGCTCAGAGTGTCTCCGAAACTTCTCCCGCTGGTATTGCAGGAGCTATATCGACCATTCAAGCCGCTTCTGCCACTCCAGCTGATTCTATTACTCAACCAGAATCTACTACTTATAGAACTTATAAAGTTGTTACCACAACGATCAATGGAGCGGAAGCTGGTTCGACTA
- the MDJ2 gene encoding Mdj2p (similar to uniprot|P42834 Saccharomyces cerevisiae YNL328C MDJ2 Protein of the mitochondrial inner membrane function partially overlaps that of Mdj1p which is a chaperone involved in folding of mitochondrially synthesized proteins in the mitochondrial matrix member of the DnaJ family) yields MVLPLIVGICVAGISLTARSGIRAWEIYKVLSPMTIARMNKVRIKESPKWPGTQRFLSSRLDPELQRKLNEYPGGFNPRMTESEAFLILNISPTEIEQLDEKMLKRKHRRAMVQNHPDKGGSPYLAIKINEARDVLEESCMVKKK; encoded by the coding sequence ATGGTTTTACCACTTATCGTTGGAATTTGTGTGGCTGGAATCTCGTTAACCGCACGTTCAGGGATTAGAGCATGGGAGATTTACAAGGTATTGTCCCCCATGACAATCGCCAGGATGAACAAAGTGCGCATCAAAGAATCGCCAAAATGGCCAGGCACACAACGGTTCCTGAGTAGCAGACTTGACCCTGAGCTGCAAAGGAAACTGAATGAATACCCTGGCGGATTTAATCCTCGGATGACCGAATCTGAAGCTTTTCTAATCCTTAACATTTCGCCCACAGAGATTGAACAACTGGATGAGAAaatgctgaaaagaaagcACAGGAGGGCAATGGTTCAAAACCATCCTGATAAGGGAGGATCACCATATCTAGCcatcaaaatcaatgaGGCTAGAGACGTCTTAGAAGAAAGCTGcatggtgaagaagaagtag
- the PEX6 gene encoding AAA family ATPase peroxin 6 (similar to uniprot|P33760 Saccharomyces cerevisiae YNL329C PEX6 Required for peroxisome assembly Member of the AAA-protein family that includes NSFp and PEX1p) yields the protein MLKLNAEFNGAVKYGTCEISSNLVDEWTSLKVPRYAQVKLPSYDRFNLDARVFNCVVNESLPIDTLRLSSRVFSVDALELAVNCCYFKPLKGKPPILDGIALLLDSELYDSLQKLPDLSQRLEFLQTKYGIEHNATVLQSGDTVAPSWCSVAYCSPPGKGIVDFTRTQIVLVKDTNGTLKREENNVVNTNTVSLREAKEITVKLRSLKFPVSSDLISPTPLPSDDDSLFAFADIQTLLTLGATSGNFIKISDGYNSRAVKLFVLASPNDFDSMTLYAQPRVMANFPNCNEITISKYALNQSNIALASSVSIARVGSWHQSQKIFQNIILKNLRDFFTSRNRILHGGDMIPVSFDSNLAPLFSESMDDITLETKDDTLVWFRVENVEFKENEENPNKEEFVIDPSKTKLTTANIILHPPLKLGHCDYISYYNLEPVFQYDLTKFPYAKRFLDILHASLISSEANAPISTSILLHSSAPNVGKSTLVKHAAQQLGFHLLEIDCMSLTTQLGSLDSIPKTIGYLRGKFESILPNASPAVVYLSHLNVILTKGEQTQDGEASKLAKLMDVEMAKLIKELTSNYGPAVFVGSVYDVDSISQIIRTQMKFEIQVPVPTEPQRQSIFEWYLSPYQLHFDVDNHSRPLTLANNVSHPKLAQQSAGLTPLDLKSIVQTAKWNCIKDVPVSDSEKAYDDDWSDDPIAITMRDLSFAISKARDEFSVSIGAPKIPNVTWKDIGGVDTVKGEILDTIDMPLKHPQLFASGMKKRSGVLFYGPPGTGKTLMAKAIATNFSLNFFSVKGPELLNMYIGESEANVRRVFQRARDAKPCAIFFDELDSIAPKRGNQGDSGGVMDRIVSQLLAELDGMGTGGEGVFVIGATNRPDLLDEALLRPGRFDKLLYLGISDTNEKQLNILTALTRKFTLAPDVDLAHLAEKCPFNYTGADFYALCSDAMLNAMTRIASEVDEKVRIYNKTHNEEVSVRYWFDRIAKPEDTSVTVRMTDFLKAQKDLMPSVSEDELRHYLQVKENFENGG from the coding sequence ATGCTGAAACTAAATGCGGAATTCAATGGGGCAGTGAAGTATGGCACCTGTGAAATTTCCTCCAATTTAGTTGACGAATGGACTAGTCTCAAGGTTCCGAGGTACGCCCAGGTAAAATTGCCATCTTACGATCGCTTCAATTTGGATGCTAGGGTATTCAATTGTGTGGTTAATGAAAGTTTACCTATCGATACCTTAAGACTGTCCTCGAGGGTGTTCAGTGTTGATGCATTAGAATTGGCGGTCAACTGCTGTTATTTTAAGCCTTTAAAAGGAAAACCTCCTATTCTAGACGGTATAGCCTTACTACTGGATAGTGAGCTTTATGATTCTTTGCAAAAACTACCTGACTTGAGTCAAAGACTGGAATTCTTACAGACGAAATACGGTATCGAACATAACGCTACTGTACTACAAAGTGGAGACACAGTAGCACCTTCTTGGTGTTCTGTAGCCTACTGTTCACCTCCGGGAAAAGGCATTGTGGATTTTACAAGGACTCAAATAGTACTCGTCAAGGATACCAACGGTACTTTGAAACGTGAAGAAAATAATGTTGTCAATACAAATACAGTAAGTTTACGTGAAGCCAAAGAGATCACAGTAAAACTGAGAAGCTTAAAATTCCCAGTATCTTCCGATCTAATTAGCCCCACACCTTTACCCTCTGATGACGATTCTCTCTTTGCTTTTGCAGATATTCAAACTTTACTCACTTTGGGGGCTACAAGTGGGAATTTTATAAAGATCTCAGATGGATATAATTCAAGAGCTGTCAAGTTATTCGTATTGGCTAGTCCAAACGATTTTGATAGTATGACATTATATGCGCAACCTAGGGTTATGGCAAATTTCCCCAACTGCAACGAAATAACGATTTCCAAATATGCATTAAACCAATCAAATATAGCATTGGCGTCATCTGTCTCTATCGCAAGGGTGGGTAGCTGGCATCAATCTcagaaaattttccaaaacatCATCTTAAAGAATCTCAGAGactttttcacttctaGAAATCGGATTCTCCATGGTGGCGACATGATTCCAGTATCCTTTGATTCAAACCTAGCTCCGCTTTTCTCAGAAAGTATGGATGATATAACATTAGAGACCAAAGACGATACTTTAGTTTGGTTTCGTGTAGAAAATGTCGAGTTTAAGGAAAATGAAGAGAATCCCAATAAGGAGGAATTTGTCATTGATCCATCAAAGACAAAATTAACTACAGCAAATATCATTTTACACCCACCTTTGAAGCTTGGTCACTGTGACTATATATCATATTACAATCTAGAACCCGTCTTCCAATACGACTTGACTAAATTCCCTTACGCGAAAAGGTTTCTCGATATTCTTCATGCATCTTTGATTTCCTCAGAGGCTAATGCTCCCATTAGTACTTCCATATTACTTCATTCCAGTGCGCCTAATGTGGGAAAATCCACTCTCGTCAAACATGCCGCCCAGCAGCTAGGATTCCACCTACTAGAGATCGACTGCATGTCTTTGACTACTCAGTTAGGCTCATTGGACTCAATCCCAAAGACGATAGGTTACTTGAGAGGTAAATTCGAAAGTATCTTACCAAATGCGAGTCCAGCCGTTGTTTATCTTTCCCATCTTAACGTCATATTGACCAAAGGTGAACAGACTCAAGACGGCGAAGCTTCTAAACTAGCCAAATTGATGGATGTTGAGATGGCtaaattgatcaaagagCTAACTAGCAATTATGGTCCAGCAGTGTTTGTTGGATCCGTTTACGATGTAGATAGTATTTCACAAATCATAAGAACTCAGatgaaatttgaaatacaaGTGCCTGTTCCTACCGAACCCCAAAGGCAATCTATATTCGAATGGTACCTATCTCCTTACCAGCTACATTTTGATGTGGATAACCATTCAAGACCCTTGACGTTAGCAAATAATGTTTCTCATCCAAAGCTTGCTCAACAGTCAGCCGGTTTGACCCCACTGGATCTCAAATCTATAGTACAAACAGCCAAATGGAATTGTATCAAGGATGTCCCCGTCAGTGATAGTGAAAAGGCTTATGATGACGATTGGAGCGATGATCCCATCGCAATCACGATGAGAGATCTGAGTTTCGCAATTAGTAAGGCGAGAGACGAATTTTCAGTGTCCATTGGTGCACCGAAAATCCCTAATGTAACCTGGAAAGATATCGGTGGTGTGGATACAGTtaaaggtgaaattttagatACAATTGATATGCCCTTGAAGCATCCACAGCTATTTGCCTCCGGtatgaagaaaagaagtgGTGTTTTATTCTATGGTCCACCAGGTACTGGTAAAACTCTAATGGCGAAGGCAATTGCTACTAATTTCTCgttgaatttctttagtGTGAAGGGACCAGAACTATTAAACATGTATATCGGTGAGTCTGAAGCGAATGTACGTCGTGTCTTCCAAAGGGCAAGAGATGCCAAACCTTGTGCAATTTTTTTCGACGAATTGGATTCCATTGCCCCTAAGAGAGGCAATCAAGGTGATTCAGGAGGTGTAATGGATCGTATCGTTTCTCAGTTGTTAGCAGAATTGGATGGTATGGGAACCGGTGGTGAAGGTGTTTTTGTCATCGGTGCTACTAACAGACCAGACTTGCTTGATGAGGCACTCTTAAGACCAGGTAGATTCGATAAGTTACTATACTTGGGGATATCAGACACCAATGAAAAGCAGCTTAACATCTTAACCGCGCTGACTAGAAAATTCACACTCGCTCCTGACGTGGACTTGGCTCACTTAGCAGAGAAATGTCCCTTCAATTATACAGGTGCTGATTTCTATGCTCTGTGCTCAGACGCTATGCTGAATGCTATGACAAGAATCGCCAGTGAAGTAGACGAAAAAGTAAGGATTTACAACAAGACTCATAACGAGGAAGTATCAGTACGCTACTGGTTTGATAGGATTGCCAAACCTGAAGATACTAGCGTTACCGTAAGAATGacagattttttgaaagctCAAAAGGATCTCATGCCCAGTGTTTCTGAAGACGAACTACGCCATTATCTGCAagtaaaagaaaacttcGAGAATGGTGGCTGA